In Macadamia integrifolia cultivar HAES 741 chromosome 13, SCU_Mint_v3, whole genome shotgun sequence, one DNA window encodes the following:
- the LOC122059337 gene encoding SCAR-like protein 2 isoform X3: MRTEKNHLIYSDLPKFLVESYEECRDPPHLHLLDKFDTGGSGACMKRYSDPSFFGRVLASSATTDVDKVKREKKARKTKKRGSRRKNGEISRMGSIACHRRGMQSMSLNIHGQSSTTQNVPLCDVRSKSELQERSMSFDSSSRMLFASPKINEQVSDAETVSLFDVRSNSELQDLSPFFYPRSKMDCIESIFDGSSSIRTEKQETNELVTSRLKTESTETLGSVLPDKLNETVDDDLTHGSLQEQGAPNSSSVTWDEKTEIIKSEFQQHDDDDDQYEASELHTVSSRISKLGNEASSLSYADSDDILFIDENIPASVTVGNQFDEIESEIENYMDALNTMESEVETDFECQTKREVDYASFNFEDTDVECVAGEMVKMIGQNSDSSDTEPCLPSYSSSNKEMSQISNKLIAVESFPTPEGPGRVNFCENNDILNDSIENGFESVNSDLSLSGMPNSHAPFSDKIESSLSKSQESDIETSSTSSMPNSHAPFSDKTESFLSKSQESDIETSTTSPMPNSHAPFSDKTESFLSKSQESDIETSSTSPMPNSHAPFSDKIESSLFKSQESDIGTSSTSPMPSSHAPFSDKIESSLSKAQESDIGTSSTSPMPSSHAPLSDKIESSLSKSQESDIETSIETSSTSPMPNSHAPLSDKIESSLFKSQESDIGTSSTSPMPNSHAPFSDKIESSLSKSQELDIGSSSTSPMPSSHAPLSDKIESSLSKSQESDIGSSSTSPMPNSHAPFSDKIESSLNKAQESDIETSSTSPMPNSHAPLSDKIESSLSKSQELDIETSSTSPIQFWTNGGLLGLEPSKPPDYRLPNAPSQSSLADSKDGSNDVSRNCVVPRSRSDESVGKLGKKLDSVGGKLRSSDSISPAEDHLVRNVENMIQTIDQSQCSTLCNDKKNDCGSRNELHFESSVLETNIEKPEVSCNISSHAPELPVVPVVKTPFDEAGQENTESSSNMFDLGHRLLVNGFRRKASLHEERSEPASSVKMSPVMLHESLRNEQMKGKARVEHQTSLETTPKEQTDCESPENSPSSPPLEHMNISFHSINGFETSKMKLKFPDGHHFHESIRHVIFPSFQLLPEPSTQQDIDSESDDDTFYRSSPCTSEDRLRHHSESSSEQWESGDSTGSEDNELHDALRRISSDESISGSLEHFHSGPSLDLPSFDALDPLMDQHESVSISVPKVLLELQLQYRNEPLAPQPSLPPLQWRTVKPHLDAVEDKQGAISDVMDHPNHQLVPGSTNCQNPIPGPPKQPHFKEAAEFPVNDKELNEQREASQAANEKEVDEREDIMYQIRTKQFNLKRTMPTRQSLTPDAPTNVKVAAILEKANAIRQACVGSDEGVDENWSDG, translated from the exons ATGCGAACAGAGAAAAATCATCTCATCTACAGTGACTTGCCAAAATTCCTTGTGGAGTCTTATGAAGAATGCCGTGATCCCCCACATTTGCATTTGCTCGACAA ATTTGACACTGGTGGCTCAGGAGCATGTATGAAAAGATATTCAGATCCATCCTTTTTTGGGAGGGTACTGGCTAGTTCTGCAACCACTGATGTTGACAAagttaaaagagaaaagaaggctCGTAAAACTAAG AAAAGGGGATCTAGGCGCAAGAATGGAGAAATCTCTCGTATGGGGTCGATAGCCTGTCACAGGCGAGG AATGCAGTCTATGTCTCTGAATATACATGGTCAGAGCTCTACTACCCAGAATGTCCCTCTGTGTGATGTGAGATCAAAATCTGAACTGCAAGAACGTTCCATGTCTTTTGATTCAAGTAGCAG AATGCTGTTTGCTTCCCCAAAGATAAATGAACAGGTCTCTGATGCTGAGACCGTCTCCTTATTCGATGTGAGATCAAATTCTGAACTGCAGgacctttctccttttttttatccAAGAAGTAAGATGGATTGTATTGAATCTATTTTTGATGGAAGTTCTTCCATACGGACCGAAAAGCAAGAAACCAATGAATTGGTGACTTCAAGGTTGAAGACAGAGTCAACTGAAACCCTTGGTTCTGTTCTTCCCGATAAATTAAATGAAACTGTGGATGATGATTTGACACATGGGTCATTGCAAGAGCAAGGTGCCCCAAATTCATCTTCTGTTACTTGGGATGAAAAGACAGAAATTATAAAATCTGAGTTTCAACagcatgatgatgatgatgaccagTATGAAGCCTCAGAGTTGCACACAGTAAGCTCTAGAATTAGTAAGTTGGGGAATGAAGCTTCATCGCTCAGTTATGCTGATTCAGATGATATCTTGTTCATTGATGAAAACATTCCCGCATCAGTTACTGTAGGGAACCAATTTGATGAGATTGAAAGTGAGATAGAGAATTACATGGATGCACTTAACACCATGGAATCAGAAGTTGAAACTGATTTTGAATGCCAGACCAAACGAGAAGTAGATTATGCCTCGTTCAACTTTGAAGATACTGATGTGGAATGTGTAGCTGGTGAAATGGTAAAGATGATTGGTCAAAATTCAGATTCGTCTGATACTGAACCTTGTCTTCCATCTTACAGTTCCTCAAACAAAGAAATGTCTCAGATCTCCAACAAATTGATAGCAGTGGAGAGTTTTCCTACTCCAGAAGGCCCAGGCAGAGTTAACTTTTGTGAAAATAATGACATACTTAATGATTCAATAGAAAATGGGTTTGAATCAGTTAACTCTGATCTATCACTCTCTGGCATGCCCAATTCACATGCTCCTTTCAGTGACAAGATTGAAAGCAGCTTGTCCAAATCTCAAGAATCAGATATTGAAACTTCTAGTACATCTTCTATGCCCAATTCACATGCACCTTTCAGTGACAAGACTGAAAGCTTCTTATCCAAATCTCAAGAATCGGATATTGAAACTTCTACTACATCTCCCATGCCCAATTCACATGCACCATTCAGTGACAAGACTGAAAGCTTCTTATCCAAATCTCAAGAATCGGATATTGAAACTTCTAGTACATCTCCCATGCCGAATTCACATGCACCTTTCAGTGACAAGATTGAAAGCAGCTTGTTCAAATCTCAAGAATCGGATATCGGAACTTCTAGTACGTCTCCCATGCCCAGTTCACATGCACCTTTCAGTGACAAGATTGAAAGCAGCTTGTCCAAAGCTCAAGAATCTGATATTGGAACTTCTAGTACGTCTCCCATGCCCAGTTCACATGCTCCTTTGAGTGACAAGATTGAAAGCAGCTTGTCCAAATCTCAAGAATCGGATATTGAAACTTCTATTGAAACTTCTAGTACATCTCCCATGCCCAATTCACATGCTCCTTTGAGTGACAAGATTGAAAGCAGCTTGTTCAAATCTCAAGAATCGGATATTGGAACTTCTAGTACATCTCCCATGCCCAATTCACATGCACCTTTCAGTGACAAGATTGAAAGCAGCTTGTCCAAATCTCAAGAATTGGATATTGGAAGTTCTAGTACGTCTCCCATGCCCAGTTCACATGCTCCTTTGAGTGACAAGATTGAAAGCAGCTTGTCCAAATCTCAGGAATCGGATATTGGAAGTTCTAGTACATCTCCCATGCCCAATTCACATGCACCTTTCAGTGACAAGATTGAAAGCAGCTTGAACAAAGCTCAAGAATCGGATATTGAAACTTCTAGTACGTCTCCCATGCCCAATTCACATGCTCCTTTGAGTGACAAGATTGAAAGCAGCTTGTCCAAATCTCAAGAATTGGATATTGAAACTTCTAGTACATCTCCAATTCAGTTCTGGACAAATGGTGGCTTGTTAGGACTTGAGCCATCAAAACCTCCAGATTACCGTTTGCCAAATGCTCCAAGTCAGAGTTCCCTGGCTGATTCTAAAGATGGCTCTAATGATGTTTCAAGAAACTGTGTTGTACCAAGATCCCGTTCTGATGAATCTGTGGGGAAACTAGGAAAGAAACTGGACTCTGTGGGAGGAAAACTTAGATCATCTGATAGCATCAGCCCAGCAGAGGATCACTTGGTCAGAAATGTGGAAAACATGATCCAAACAATTGATCAATCTCAATGCTCCACATTATGCAATGATAAGAAAAATGATTGTGGGTCCaggaatgaacttcattttgaaTCCAGTGTCCTGGAAACCAATATTGAGAAACCTGAAGTTTCATGTAACATCTCTAGTCATGCACCTGAGTTGCCAGTTGTGCCTGTTGTCAAAACCCCATTCGATGAAGCTGGCCAAGAAAATACTGAGAGTTCATCTAATATGTTTGACCTTGGCCATAGATTACTGGTAAATGGTTTCCGAAGGAAAGCATCACTCCATGAAGAGAGATCTGAACCTGCTTCCTCTGTGAAAATGAGTCCTGTAATGTTGCATGAATCTCTTCGCAATGAGCAGATGAAAGGGAAAGCCCGAGTTGAACATCAAACCTCTCTTGAAACAACTCCAAAAGAACAGACTGACTGTGAATCCCCAGAAAACTCACCTTCTTCACCACCTTTAGAACATATGAATATCTCCTTCCACTCCATAAATGGCTTTGAGACTTCCaaaatgaaactgaaatttcctgATGGACATCATTTCCATGAAAGTATTAGACATGTTATATTTCCTTCATTCCAGTTACTCCCAGAGCCTTCTACTCAGCAGGATATTGACTCTGAGTCCGATGATGATACATTCTATAGATCATCGCCGTGTACATCCGAGGATCGGCTTAGGCATCATTCTGAATCAAGTTCTGAGCAGTGGGAATCTGGTGACTCCACTGGAAGTGAGGACAATGAATTACATGATGCTTTACGTAGAATCTCGTCAGATGAATCCATTTCGGGCTCCTTGGAACATTTTCATTCAGGTCCTTCACTTGATCTTCCAAGTTTTGATGCTTTGGATCCTTTAATGGATCAGCATGAAAGTGTAAGCATTTCTGTTCCAAAGGTTTTACTAGAGCTGCAGTTGCAATATCGTAATGAACCACTGGCACCACAACCTTCACTACCTCCATTGCAATGGCGTACAGTGAAGCCCCACTTGGATGCAGTGGAAGATAAACAAGGGGCTATATCTGATGTTATGGATCATCCAAATCATCAGCTAGTTCCAGGTTCAACCAATTGTCAGAATCCCATTCCAGGTCCACCAAAGCAACCACATTTTAAGGAGGCCGCTGAATTTCCTGTAAATGACAAG GAGTTAAATGAACAAAGAGAAGCTAGTCAGGCTGCAAACGAAAAGGAAGTGGATGAGAGGGAAGATATAATGTATCAAATCAGAACAAAG CAATTCAACCTCAAGCGCACAATGCCTACAAGGCAATCCCTCACACCAGATGCACCAACCAATGTCAAGGTAGCTGCCATTTTGGAGAAGGCAAATGCCATCCGTCAG GCTTGTGTGGGAAGTGACGAGGGAGTAGATGAGAACTGGAGTGATGGTTGA